From Candidatus Acidulodesulfobacterium acidiphilum, the proteins below share one genomic window:
- a CDS encoding MotA/TolQ/ExbB proton channel family protein gives MNIIHTIGILFDGGPLMYVMLVLLLVAITVIVERFYFLHSVLKTGSSFSEEIKSILKTDNGLKKAKEYCDEHPGIYSSLLSVGLNNLCLSKDERDEVLTEEAMRHTKEMERYMWVLDTLITMAPLLGLLGTIIGIMISFNVISKTGVSHPTAITGGVALALLNTAAGLVIAILCLGFFNYFQSKIISIKKQMEYVVLQFENFISKNDLKDNNSFGSNQKRIQFENKNVKIAANESALS, from the coding sequence ATGAACATAATTCACACCATCGGAATACTTTTTGACGGCGGTCCGCTTATGTATGTTATGCTGGTTTTGCTTTTAGTCGCTATTACGGTAATTGTAGAAAGATTTTATTTTTTGCACAGCGTACTTAAAACAGGTTCGTCTTTTAGCGAAGAAATCAAAAGTATTTTAAAAACGGATAACGGACTTAAAAAAGCAAAAGAATACTGCGATGAACATCCCGGAATATATTCTTCCCTTCTTTCAGTAGGTTTAAATAACCTGTGCCTCTCAAAAGACGAAAGGGACGAAGTCCTTACTGAAGAAGCAATGAGGCATACAAAAGAGATGGAAAGATATATGTGGGTTTTGGACACGTTAATAACTATGGCGCCACTCTTAGGACTTCTTGGAACAATAATTGGGATTATGATTTCGTTTAACGTGATAAGCAAGACAGGCGTGTCTCATCCTACCGCAATTACCGGAGGAGTTGCATTAGCCCTTTTAAATACGGCTGCAGGTTTAGTTATAGCAATACTTTGTTTAGGATTTTTTAATTATTTTCAGAGCAAAATTATTTCAATAAAAAAACAGATGGAATACGTCGTATTGCAATTCGAAAATTTTATAAGCAAAAACGACTTAAAGGACAATAACAGTTTTGGTTCTAATCAAAAAAGAATTCAGTTTGAAAATAAAAACGTTAAAATAGCGGCTAATGAATCCGCATTAAGTTAG
- a CDS encoding energy transducer TonB has product MENVIKEFPDKNTRLKYSFFIAIILEVIFLLLIAEVSIMIKNYMKPVKRVKPLLISVISVPKKKKAVVHHKKKVVPVKKIKKVVYKKPIIKKVERVVRAVKQIKVNQIPVTSPMAAVNPVIQQPAVYHVQTKIPASILDKYFAEIKSKIVNNLIYPTYARKEGMEGYVNVLFKILKNGNLVFEKIEKGSQYGTLNTSAVKTIKISSPFPSFPKGIKRNSLTFLIKIHFKLKRR; this is encoded by the coding sequence ATGGAAAACGTAATTAAAGAATTTCCCGATAAAAATACAAGATTAAAATATTCGTTTTTTATAGCAATAATTCTTGAAGTAATTTTTTTGCTGTTAATAGCGGAAGTTTCAATTATGATTAAGAATTATATGAAACCCGTTAAGCGGGTAAAGCCGCTGCTTATTTCCGTAATCAGCGTGCCGAAAAAAAAGAAAGCGGTCGTTCATCACAAAAAAAAGGTCGTTCCTGTCAAGAAGATAAAGAAAGTCGTATATAAAAAACCGATAATTAAAAAAGTTGAAAGAGTAGTAAGGGCGGTAAAACAGATAAAGGTAAATCAAATTCCGGTAACGTCGCCTATGGCGGCGGTTAATCCTGTTATACAACAGCCGGCAGTTTATCATGTTCAAACGAAAATACCTGCAAGCATATTAGATAAATACTTTGCGGAAATAAAATCAAAAATAGTAAATAATTTAATCTATCCCACGTATGCGAGAAAAGAAGGTATGGAAGGATACGTAAATGTATTGTTCAAAATTTTAAAAAACGGAAACTTGGTTTTTGAGAAGATCGAAAAAGGGTCGCAATACGGTACTTTAAATACTTCGGCAGTTAAAACCATAAAAATATCCTCGCCGTTTCCTTCTTTTCCAAAAGGCATAAAAAGAAATTCGCTGACTTTTTTAATAAAAATACATTTTAAATTAAAACGGCGGTAA
- a CDS encoding biopolymer transporter ExbD: MKLINEQETKKARIELIPMIDTMFFLLIFFIFVTLSMVHQKGLNVNLPKSSQGSTVKLHNYTITLKKNGGVYLNKERTTLGGLPALLKQRVANKKDLIIINGDKKIYLKRVVKTIDIIKKDGFLRVSIAVNPVK; the protein is encoded by the coding sequence ATGAAACTAATAAACGAACAGGAAACTAAAAAAGCCAGAATAGAGTTGATACCTATGATAGATACTATGTTTTTTCTTTTAATATTTTTTATATTCGTGACTCTTTCCATGGTTCATCAGAAAGGATTAAACGTTAATCTTCCTAAGTCTTCGCAGGGTTCGACGGTTAAATTGCATAATTATACTATTACTTTAAAGAAAAACGGCGGCGTTTACCTTAACAAAGAAAGAACGACGTTAGGAGGCCTACCGGCTTTATTGAAGCAAAGAGTCGCTAATAAAAAAGATTTAATTATTATAAACGGCGATAAAAAAATTTATTTAAAAAGGGTGGTGAAAACAATCGATATTATAAAAAAAGATGGTTTTTTAAGAGTT